The genome window CAAGTTCAAATTTGAAATCGGCAAGGCCCCTGTGCAATTCGGATTCGTCGTGTCGGGCTCCAATCGCTGCACGTACTACGATGGCGCTTTAAAAAACCAGACGCATCTCCTCAAACAGGGCTGCAACGGCATTTATTATTTCCCTGAGACATCAGGCGCCCTTGAAAGTGACCATGATTCCGGGGTATTTGTTGTAAGCATTTTGACAACGCCCTTATTCTTGGATTCGTATTTCAAAGATGACAAAAGAAAGCTCTCTTGCGCATTCAAAAAAATAATGGCCGAACAGAAGGAACAATTTTATTGGCGAGGAGCGGAAAATCCCGCCAAGATGTCACTCCTTCTGCAGATAATACAAAATAAGTACAGTGACGGCGTTCAAAAAATGTTCTTGGAAAGCCGGGTGCTGGAACTCTTGGCTTGGCAGTTGAATGAATGTCTTGGTGCTGATCCCGATGAAAATCGAAACAAACAATCCTTGCGAACAAAAGATGTGGAACGCATCCAAGCCGCCAAGGAACTGCTTGTCAAAGATTTCGAAAATCCACCGAGTGTGGCCATGCTGGCCAAGCTGGTCGGCATCAATGAAAAAAAACTGAAAATCGGATTCAAGCAAGTCTTCGGGCGGCCTGTTTTTGAATACTTCCGCGAGTATCGCTTGGAGCGCGCCCGGGAACTGCTTGTTTCCGGCGATGTGACCGTAAGCGAAGCCGCATA of Solidesulfovibrio fructosivorans JJ] contains these proteins:
- a CDS encoding AraC family transcriptional regulator; this encodes MKYQFDVVNGAEGRAHHVDYRVEAGQGVMSTASRVIALRPDLLLNISAVRPGIEAKFKFEIGKAPVQFGFVVSGSNRCTYYDGALKNQTHLLKQGCNGIYYFPETSGALESDHDSGVFVVSILTTPLFLDSYFKDDKRKLSCAFKKIMAEQKEQFYWRGAENPAKMSLLLQIIQNKYSDGVQKMFLESRVLELLAWQLNECLGADPDENRNKQSLRTKDVERIQAAKELLVKDFENPPSVAMLAKLVGINEKKLKIGFKQVFGRPVFEYFREYRLERARELLVSGDVTVSEAAYQIGYQSLSHFSRAFRERYGLNPKDYGRVRGGF